One window of Mucilaginibacter inviolabilis genomic DNA carries:
- the gcvH gene encoding glycine cleavage system protein GcvH: MKYPEHLFYTRDHEWISFENEHALIGITDFAQKELGDIVYVDIPSLDKIIVKEAIFGTVEAVKTVSDLFMPVNGKVIAINPLLETNPELVNQDPYGSWMIKVLVTSASDRESLLNAEQYQALIVSNPSSHE, translated from the coding sequence ATGAAATACCCGGAACATCTATTTTATACAAGGGACCATGAATGGATCAGCTTTGAAAATGAGCATGCGCTGATAGGTATCACCGATTTTGCGCAAAAGGAATTAGGAGATATTGTTTATGTAGATATCCCATCCCTGGACAAGATTATTGTTAAAGAAGCCATATTTGGCACGGTGGAAGCAGTAAAAACGGTTTCTGACCTGTTTATGCCGGTAAATGGCAAAGTTATAGCGATCAATCCCTTATTGGAAACAAACCCGGAACTGGTGAACCAGGATCCTTATGGCAGCTGGATGATCAAGGTCTTGGTGACCTCAGCAAGCGACCGGGAATCCCTGTTGAATGCAGAACAATACCAGGCGCTGATCGTAAGTAATCCTTCATCGCATGAATAA
- a CDS encoding NADP-dependent oxidoreductase, which translates to MKAIILDQPGGAENLKLATLNLPVIKNNEVLIQVKAISINPIDIKTRKGQGLYEKLKTEVPLILGWDISGIITQVGAEVNDFKVGEAVFGMINFPGHGKAYAEYVAVPAEQLAIKPANISHAEAAATTLAALTAYQSLIQHGKITRGQRVLIHAASGGVGHFAVQIARSLGAYVIGTASAANRDFVLSLGANEHVDYKAVRFEETLSDIDLVLDTVGGANTELSLQVTKKGGTVISIITGSSALIAEKAKEKGIHCYNTAVKSSGDDMRVLAKLLSNGALKPHIAQSFELDEISRAHQQIETGRTVGKIVVTL; encoded by the coding sequence ATGAAAGCAATTATTTTAGATCAGCCCGGAGGAGCAGAGAACCTTAAGCTAGCAACGCTTAATCTTCCTGTTATCAAAAATAACGAAGTGCTGATACAGGTAAAAGCCATTAGTATTAATCCAATCGACATAAAAACAAGGAAAGGCCAAGGGTTGTATGAAAAACTCAAAACCGAAGTACCTTTAATTCTTGGTTGGGATATTTCTGGCATTATAACACAAGTAGGGGCTGAGGTTAACGACTTTAAAGTAGGAGAGGCGGTTTTTGGTATGATAAACTTTCCTGGGCATGGCAAGGCCTATGCCGAATATGTAGCGGTTCCAGCCGAACAATTGGCTATCAAACCAGCCAATATTTCTCATGCTGAAGCTGCCGCAACTACCTTAGCGGCACTTACAGCTTACCAATCCCTCATACAACATGGTAAAATAACGCGGGGACAACGTGTATTAATACATGCGGCATCAGGAGGAGTGGGGCACTTTGCCGTACAAATTGCCAGGAGCTTAGGAGCATACGTCATTGGAACAGCCTCAGCGGCAAACCGTGATTTTGTCTTGAGCCTGGGTGCGAACGAACATGTCGATTATAAGGCTGTACGTTTTGAAGAAACCTTATCCGATATAGATTTAGTATTGGATACAGTTGGTGGCGCAAATACCGAACTCTCCCTGCAAGTAACAAAAAAAGGAGGCACGGTAATAAGTATTATTACAGGTTCAAGTGCTTTGATCGCTGAAAAGGCCAAAGAAAAAGGCATACACTGTTATAATACGGCCGTTAAATCCAGCGGTGACGACATGAGAGTGTTAGCTAAACTTTTGTCCAATGGAGCCTTAAAACCACATATAGCCCAGTCGTTCGAACTCGATGAAATTAGTAGGGCCCATCAGCAAATTGAAACAGGCCGAACTGTTGGGAAAATAGTCGTGACCCTGTAA
- a CDS encoding aminotransferase class I/II-fold pyridoxal phosphate-dependent enzyme: MNLIQKALSKLGPLGDHAHYAHGYFTYPRLEGELGPKMNFKGKEKLVWSLNNYLGLANDPLVRQADTEGARQYGLAYPMGARMMTGNSALHELLEEKLAAFVSKQDTFLLNYGYQGMVSIIDSMVDRHDVVVYDSEAHACIIDGLRLHPGKRFVYRHNDMDDFKKQLFRAKKLTDDSKGGILVITEGVFGMRGDLGKLKEIAAFKKYIDFTLLVDDAHGIGVMGNHGAGTGEALGVQDEIDLYFGTFAKAFAAIGAFVSANRDIIQYLRYKMRSQIFAKALPMPLVFGLLQRLELIRTRPELRIKLWQITHALQDGLKEAGLDVGDTESPVTPVYLNGSVSQATALVEDLRENHHIFCSMVVYPVVPHGTIMLRLIPTAVHTFADVYKTVAVFKQVRQNLVEGKYAGNAIPATAEEQILS, encoded by the coding sequence ATGAATTTAATACAAAAAGCACTATCCAAATTAGGTCCTTTAGGCGATCATGCTCATTATGCCCACGGTTATTTCACTTATCCCCGGCTCGAAGGAGAACTGGGGCCCAAAATGAATTTTAAGGGAAAAGAAAAGCTGGTCTGGAGCCTGAATAATTACCTGGGACTGGCCAATGATCCTTTAGTCAGGCAGGCAGATACTGAAGGTGCCAGGCAATATGGCCTGGCCTATCCTATGGGAGCCCGTATGATGACCGGAAACTCAGCGCTGCATGAGCTACTGGAAGAGAAACTTGCTGCTTTTGTGTCCAAACAGGATACTTTTTTATTGAACTATGGCTATCAGGGCATGGTATCTATTATTGACAGTATGGTTGACCGGCATGATGTGGTGGTGTATGATTCGGAAGCTCACGCCTGTATCATTGACGGGCTCCGCTTACACCCCGGGAAACGTTTTGTTTACCGGCACAATGACATGGATGACTTTAAGAAACAATTATTCCGTGCCAAAAAACTGACGGATGATAGCAAAGGGGGTATCCTGGTCATTACCGAAGGCGTTTTCGGGATGCGGGGAGATCTGGGTAAACTGAAAGAAATAGCTGCTTTCAAAAAATATATAGATTTTACATTGCTGGTGGACGATGCTCACGGGATCGGAGTCATGGGTAATCATGGTGCGGGAACCGGCGAAGCCCTGGGCGTACAGGATGAAATTGATCTTTATTTTGGCACATTCGCTAAAGCGTTTGCGGCCATCGGCGCATTTGTATCCGCGAACCGGGACATTATCCAGTATCTCCGTTATAAAATGCGGTCGCAGATTTTTGCCAAGGCATTACCCATGCCATTGGTATTTGGTTTACTGCAAAGGTTGGAATTGATCCGGACACGACCAGAACTCCGCATCAAGCTATGGCAGATCACCCATGCCCTGCAGGATGGGCTGAAAGAAGCAGGTCTGGATGTGGGTGATACCGAATCCCCGGTTACCCCTGTCTATTTAAACGGGTCGGTTAGTCAGGCCACTGCATTGGTGGAAGATCTTCGTGAAAATCATCATATTTTTTGTTCCATGGTAGTTTATCCCGTAGTGCCCCATGGCACGATCATGCTCCGGCTCATCCCAACTGCCGTACACACTTTTGCAGATGTTTATAAAACTGTCGCCGTATTCAAGCAGGTCAGGCAAAACCTGGTTGAGGGCAAGTACGCCGGAAACGCTATACCTGCAACAGCTGAGGAACAAATTTTAAGCTGA
- a CDS encoding NAD(P)H-binding protein, giving the protein MKKAILYGASGLVGFNILQELLWSNDYDEVIAVVRTELPIKHYKLKVLTGDFGSFVGLVDGIKVDEVYIALGTTRKKTPDNASYYQVDHDYPVLAAKIAKENGASSVFFVSSIGANVASSFFYPKTKGQAEQDIILQNFEHTHIFRPSTIIGNRTKARPVERVLGRIWEFISPVLTGKMNKYRSIEAKQIATAMINAAKNPSEKSKIYHWHEMIQLV; this is encoded by the coding sequence ATGAAAAAAGCAATTCTTTATGGAGCAAGCGGACTGGTTGGATTCAATATCCTGCAGGAACTTTTGTGGAGTAATGACTATGACGAAGTAATTGCCGTAGTAAGGACGGAACTACCTATAAAGCATTATAAGTTGAAAGTTTTAACCGGCGATTTTGGATCATTTGTTGGTTTGGTAGACGGGATTAAGGTCGATGAAGTTTACATTGCTCTTGGAACAACCCGAAAAAAGACGCCTGATAACGCATCATATTATCAGGTTGATCACGATTATCCGGTGTTGGCTGCAAAAATAGCCAAAGAAAATGGAGCCAGCTCTGTTTTCTTTGTTTCGTCAATTGGAGCAAATGTCGCATCTTCTTTCTTTTATCCGAAAACCAAAGGTCAGGCTGAACAGGATATCATTCTTCAAAATTTTGAACATACCCACATCTTTCGACCTTCGACGATTATCGGAAACAGAACTAAAGCCCGGCCGGTAGAAAGAGTATTAGGAAGAATATGGGAGTTTATCAGCCCTGTTCTTACGGGAAAAATGAATAAGTATAGGAGTATCGAGGCAAAACAAATCGCGACAGCGATGATAAATGCTGCAAAAAATCCGTCCGAGAAGTCAAAAATTTACCACTGGCACGAAATGATACAACTTGTTTAG
- a CDS encoding class I SAM-dependent methyltransferase, which produces MYSDTLNISYFRKDAAFDTLYPRHIRELSEMHWTALDVSLEASNFLAAPGARVLDIGSGVGKFCIAAGVYHPEATFYGVEQREELFHHAQTAKEQVGVSNVQFIYGNLMDLDYDQYDHFYFYNPFYENIEPKSRIDFTVRTSFELYHQYTLFIYEMLNKKPAGTKLVTFHAPDKQIPASYQLMDNSYSRVLKMWVKQ; this is translated from the coding sequence ATGTATAGCGATACCTTAAATATTTCCTATTTCCGCAAAGACGCGGCCTTTGATACTTTATATCCCCGGCATATACGTGAATTATCAGAAATGCACTGGACCGCTTTGGATGTTTCCCTGGAAGCCAGCAATTTTCTGGCGGCCCCGGGGGCCCGGGTCCTGGATATCGGGAGCGGCGTCGGTAAATTCTGTATTGCCGCTGGTGTCTATCACCCGGAAGCTACTTTTTACGGTGTTGAACAACGGGAAGAACTGTTCCACCATGCTCAAACAGCTAAAGAGCAGGTCGGGGTGTCCAATGTCCAGTTTATCTATGGTAACCTAATGGACCTGGATTATGACCAGTATGATCACTTTTATTTTTACAATCCTTTTTATGAAAATATAGAACCCAAAAGCCGGATCGATTTTACCGTCAGGACCTCGTTTGAATTATATCATCAATATACCCTATTCATTTACGAGATGCTGAACAAGAAACCGGCCGGTACTAAACTGGTAACCTTTCATGCGCCGGACAAACAAATTCCGGCCAGTTATCAATTAATGGACAATTCCTATAGCCGGGTCTTGAAAATGTGGGTCAAGCAGTAA
- a CDS encoding helix-turn-helix domain-containing protein — MDKENDFIFSLESPGKVELSSLILSYGHFYDQSGHHRQKQIFPSNNVSLIFNFKAAKINGQVCPDIMLLGLHESVYLMTPAQREIETVIIQFSSFGFARFSDTPVSETTETFVNAERVFGDSIRHLFNQMRSASDFETRNQLLDSFFCREIRNENHYFRYVSKLAGILQKYPGPTVAYRNDFGLYPLSSRHMARVFKDQIGVNAQTFRRLSRFVVARNLLYQPKPYSLAAIGYASGYYDPAHFSREFKKLSGHNAKNSGPICQL, encoded by the coding sequence ATGGATAAAGAAAATGATTTTATCTTTAGTTTAGAATCACCAGGGAAAGTTGAGCTAAGTTCACTTATTCTTTCATACGGCCATTTCTATGACCAGTCGGGCCATCATCGGCAAAAGCAAATATTTCCCTCCAATAACGTTTCATTAATTTTTAATTTTAAGGCAGCGAAAATTAACGGACAAGTTTGTCCGGACATTATGCTATTGGGTTTACACGAAAGTGTTTACCTGATGACACCGGCACAGCGGGAAATTGAAACCGTTATCATTCAGTTTTCTTCATTCGGCTTTGCCCGCTTTAGTGATACTCCCGTTTCAGAAACAACAGAGACCTTTGTGAATGCAGAGAGAGTCTTTGGAGATTCAATCAGACATCTTTTTAATCAAATGAGATCTGCAAGTGATTTTGAGACAAGAAATCAACTTTTAGATAGTTTTTTTTGCCGCGAGATAAGAAACGAGAATCATTATTTTCGATATGTATCCAAACTGGCAGGAATACTTCAAAAGTATCCTGGTCCAACTGTAGCCTATCGAAATGATTTTGGTTTGTACCCGTTAAGTTCGCGACATATGGCCCGGGTTTTCAAGGATCAAATTGGCGTGAATGCACAAACTTTCAGGCGGTTATCCCGGTTTGTGGTTGCCAGGAACTTACTGTACCAGCCAAAGCCTTATTCCCTTGCAGCGATTGGTTATGCATCAGGATATTATGACCCGGCCCATTTCTCCCGCGAGTTTAAAAAACTATCAGGACACAATGCTAAAAACTCAGGCCCAATTTGCCAGCTTTAA
- the gcvT gene encoding glycine cleavage system aminomethyltransferase GcvT produces the protein MKNTALAAIHQSLNAKMAPFAGYHMPIQYSGINEEHENVRNQVGIFDVSHMGEFFVKGPDALDLIQRVTTNDASTLYIGQVQYSCMTNEQGGIIDDLLVYRLDLEVYMLVVNASNIEKDWNWLVDNNYKNAELVDRSDELSLISVQGPYAVDTLQRLTSYQLNLIPYYHFRELMLNGIPGMIVSNTGYTGAGGFELYVPNHSAVALWEAIMTAGSSYHIRPVGLGARDTLRLEMGYCLYGNDIDDHATPLEAGLGWITKFNKVFNGKEVLQEQKMAGAKLKLVGIRMKERGIPRHGYRILNTDGEPIGAITSGTQSPTLKTGIALGYVAIDAAAPGTNVLVDIRGLLMGACVSKMPFVQSQIK, from the coding sequence ATGAAGAATACGGCATTGGCAGCAATCCATCAATCATTAAACGCCAAAATGGCTCCCTTCGCAGGCTATCATATGCCTATCCAATATTCGGGGATCAATGAGGAACATGAAAATGTCAGGAACCAGGTAGGAATCTTTGATGTTTCCCATATGGGTGAGTTTTTTGTAAAAGGTCCGGATGCCCTTGACCTGATACAGCGGGTAACTACTAACGATGCTTCAACCTTATATATCGGGCAGGTGCAGTATTCCTGCATGACCAACGAGCAGGGCGGGATCATTGACGATCTGCTGGTATATCGGCTGGACCTGGAGGTCTATATGCTGGTGGTGAACGCATCCAATATAGAAAAGGACTGGAACTGGCTGGTGGATAACAATTATAAGAACGCAGAATTGGTAGATCGATCAGATGAGCTTTCGCTGATCTCTGTTCAGGGCCCATATGCCGTTGATACGCTTCAGCGCTTAACCTCCTATCAACTGAACCTGATCCCTTATTACCATTTCAGAGAGCTGATGTTAAATGGCATTCCCGGTATGATCGTGTCCAATACGGGGTATACCGGAGCCGGAGGATTTGAACTATATGTACCCAATCATTCGGCAGTTGCCCTATGGGAGGCGATCATGACCGCAGGTTCCTCCTACCATATCCGACCTGTAGGCCTTGGAGCCAGAGATACCCTTCGACTGGAGATGGGATATTGCTTGTATGGCAACGACATTGACGATCATGCTACACCCCTGGAAGCTGGTTTGGGTTGGATTACCAAATTCAATAAAGTATTCAATGGGAAGGAGGTTTTGCAGGAACAAAAAATGGCCGGCGCGAAACTGAAATTAGTCGGGATCCGGATGAAAGAAAGAGGCATCCCTCGTCATGGATACCGTATTTTGAATACGGATGGTGAACCAATCGGGGCGATTACTTCCGGCACACAGTCCCCTACTTTAAAAACAGGAATTGCCTTAGGCTATGTCGCTATTGACGCTGCAGCACCCGGAACAAATGTGCTGGTAGATATCCGGGGCCTGTTGATGGGTGCCTGTGTCAGTAAGATGCCCTTTGTACAAAGTCAAATAAAATAG
- a CDS encoding histone H1 translates to MEKFKSVKDLVASVESDVVSFYEKGNKAAGTRLRNAMQQLKVIATDIRKEVTEKKNNQ, encoded by the coding sequence ATGGAAAAATTCAAATCGGTAAAAGACCTGGTGGCTTCTGTAGAAAGCGACGTGGTCAGCTTTTACGAAAAAGGCAACAAAGCGGCGGGAACCAGGCTTAGAAATGCCATGCAGCAATTAAAAGTTATTGCAACGGATATTCGTAAAGAAGTAACAGAAAAGAAAAACAATCAATAA
- a CDS encoding dihydrofolate reductase family protein, producing MEFIIYASLTANGRVILAQQENYQTPVEILKDCMELAWGTGNMVIGSNTFNLFMSIPGAGEGLKGLELIVLSKRTDSFEGVTFLPDAESIIEYLGKKGQNKILILGGVQTYHSFINKGYVNELYLNYNPILTSTGEELLDLTDHDLDLELLGTKVITSDIFQLHWLVKK from the coding sequence ATGGAATTTATCATTTATGCGTCGCTCACAGCGAACGGCCGAGTTATACTGGCACAACAAGAAAACTACCAAACGCCGGTTGAAATATTGAAAGATTGTATGGAACTGGCCTGGGGTACAGGCAATATGGTCATAGGTAGCAATACATTTAATCTTTTTATGAGCATTCCAGGAGCAGGTGAAGGCCTGAAGGGCCTAGAGCTTATTGTTCTTTCCAAAAGGACAGATAGCTTTGAGGGCGTAACTTTTCTCCCGGATGCTGAATCAATAATTGAATATCTGGGTAAAAAGGGACAAAACAAAATCCTGATCCTGGGAGGTGTACAAACCTATCATTCCTTTATTAACAAAGGATATGTTAACGAGCTTTACCTGAATTATAACCCGATATTAACCAGTACAGGGGAAGAGCTTCTTGATTTAACTGATCATGATTTGGATCTCGAACTTTTGGGAACTAAAGTTATTACCAGCGATATATTTCAGTTGCATTGGCTTGTTAAAAAATAA
- the pckA gene encoding phosphoenolpyruvate carboxykinase (ATP), which produces MKKSVGNSLDYIGLQTNSQLNWNTPAPELIRRTTEAKQGFLTDTGALACDTGRFTGRSPKDKFIVMDDLTEDSVWWGDVNQPFKASGFEELYQKMIAYLSLKEVYIQDVYACAAIAYRLKVRAVTEYAWQALFVHNLFIRPEPKELAEFKEDWLILSAPGFFSDPAADETRSANFTVINFSRKIILIGGTAYTGEIKKSVFTVLNFLLPRRQVFPMHCSANTSVQGDTALFFGLSGTGKTTLSADPARKLVGDDEHGWDDTQIFNMEGGCYAKCANLSQEKEPQIFNAIQYGALLENTCFHPGTRRVNYEDISETENTRAAYPLDFMDNIQAPAVAKIPRNIFFLSADAFGVLPPIAKLTQEQAMYHFLSGYTAKVAGTEMGVTEPRTTFSACFGKPFLPLHPMHYALLLGEKLRNNPIQVWLINTGWTGGSYGTGTRIPLEYTRAMITAALNGNLQSVSFTSDAFFGLQMPDFCRGVPSAILNPQNTWKDPFQYRIAAAKLVQQFIQNFSQYIAPEIIKGGPIVEESI; this is translated from the coding sequence ATGAAAAAATCAGTCGGGAATTCCCTGGATTATATCGGTTTACAAACCAACAGTCAGCTAAACTGGAATACCCCTGCTCCGGAACTGATCCGACGGACAACGGAGGCCAAACAGGGGTTTCTGACAGATACCGGCGCACTTGCCTGCGATACAGGAAGGTTTACTGGCAGATCGCCGAAAGATAAGTTCATCGTTATGGACGACCTCACCGAAGACAGCGTTTGGTGGGGTGATGTCAACCAGCCTTTCAAAGCCTCGGGCTTTGAGGAGCTATACCAAAAAATGATAGCATACCTGTCTTTAAAAGAAGTTTATATACAGGATGTGTATGCCTGTGCGGCTATCGCTTACCGTTTAAAGGTCAGGGCAGTTACAGAATATGCCTGGCAAGCCTTATTCGTACATAATTTATTTATAAGGCCTGAACCCAAAGAACTAGCGGAATTTAAGGAAGACTGGCTGATCTTATCTGCCCCGGGCTTTTTTTCCGACCCTGCTGCCGATGAAACAAGATCAGCTAACTTCACGGTAATCAATTTTTCCAGGAAGATCATCCTGATCGGCGGAACTGCCTACACAGGAGAAATAAAGAAAAGTGTTTTCACGGTATTGAATTTTTTGTTGCCCCGGCGGCAGGTATTCCCGATGCATTGCAGCGCCAATACTTCTGTTCAGGGAGACACGGCACTTTTCTTTGGCCTATCTGGAACCGGTAAGACTACGCTGTCCGCTGATCCGGCAAGGAAGCTGGTTGGAGATGATGAACATGGCTGGGATGATACCCAGATCTTTAACATGGAGGGTGGTTGTTATGCCAAATGCGCGAATTTATCCCAAGAAAAGGAACCGCAGATATTTAATGCCATTCAATATGGCGCCTTATTGGAAAACACCTGCTTTCATCCCGGTACAAGGCGGGTAAATTATGAAGATATCTCCGAAACTGAAAATACCCGCGCAGCCTATCCGCTGGATTTTATGGATAATATCCAGGCCCCTGCTGTCGCGAAGATACCCCGGAATATTTTCTTTTTGTCGGCAGATGCCTTTGGGGTTTTACCGCCCATAGCTAAGTTAACCCAAGAGCAGGCCATGTATCATTTTCTTTCCGGCTATACCGCCAAAGTTGCCGGAACTGAAATGGGAGTTACGGAACCCAGGACTACATTTTCAGCCTGTTTCGGAAAACCTTTTTTACCCTTACACCCGATGCACTATGCCCTGTTATTGGGAGAAAAACTCAGGAACAATCCCATTCAGGTATGGCTGATCAATACAGGCTGGACTGGAGGAAGCTATGGGACAGGGACAAGGATACCGCTCGAATATACCCGGGCGATGATCACAGCCGCCTTGAACGGAAACCTGCAAAGCGTGTCCTTTACCAGTGACGCTTTTTTTGGGTTGCAGATGCCTGACTTCTGTCGTGGTGTACCATCGGCTATCCTAAATCCCCAAAATACGTGGAAAGATCCTTTCCAGTATCGTATAGCAGCAGCAAAATTAGTACAACAGTTTATTCAGAATTTTTCACAATACATTGCGCCGGAGATAATTAAAGGCGGCCCCATCGTTGAAGAGTCTATTTGA
- a CDS encoding PhnA domain-containing protein — protein MNLEEQLRERSNNQCELCLSTTDLSVYEVPPQDSSNADNSILLCGKCLAQAEKKEALDNNHWNCLTSSMWSEVPAVQVMSWRMLNRLRQESWAADSLDMMYLNDEQLAWAKVTGDHENDSSVDLHKDCNGQVLQVGDSVVLIKSLDVKGSSLNAKMGTVVKNIKLVEDNSGQIEGKVEGQTIIILTKFVRKQH, from the coding sequence ATGAATTTAGAAGAGCAATTACGTGAGCGAAGCAATAATCAATGCGAACTATGTCTGTCCACTACGGATCTTTCTGTATATGAAGTACCACCGCAAGACAGCAGTAACGCTGATAATAGCATCCTGCTCTGTGGAAAGTGCCTCGCCCAGGCAGAGAAAAAGGAAGCCTTGGACAATAACCATTGGAATTGCCTCACCAGCAGTATGTGGAGCGAGGTTCCCGCTGTTCAGGTAATGAGCTGGCGGATGCTCAACCGCCTGCGGCAGGAAAGCTGGGCCGCAGACAGCCTGGATATGATGTATCTGAACGATGAGCAACTGGCCTGGGCTAAAGTTACCGGTGATCACGAGAACGATAGCAGTGTGGACCTGCATAAAGATTGTAACGGACAGGTATTACAGGTTGGCGATAGCGTGGTGCTCATTAAATCGCTTGATGTGAAGGGGAGCTCGCTTAATGCCAAAATGGGCACGGTAGTAAAGAATATAAAACTTGTAGAAGATAATAGCGGGCAGATAGAAGGTAAGGTCGAAGGACAGACGATCATTATCCTTACCAAATTTGTAAGGAAACAGCACTAA
- a CDS encoding class I SAM-dependent methyltransferase has translation MDGWIYLQVLTPYPISSFPPEPEEQQQGTIVPFRKKHPNDCFFRNEAEFDWLYPEHLQLISLKQWTPIAIARKAAEYLAVKGAKILDVGSGIGKFCLTAAHFYPDSFYFGVEQRHELVHYAKTAKRYLGMDNVDFLHANITQINFKEFDHFYFYNSFFENIDQVNAIDDSIETSYSLYTYYSMYLKGVLSEKPEGTRVVTYQSLGEVIPSGYRMTGQSYDSMLQFWIKE, from the coding sequence TTGGATGGGTGGATATATTTGCAGGTGCTTACTCCATACCCAATTTCGTCATTTCCGCCCGAGCCCGAAGAGCAACAGCAGGGCACTATTGTACCTTTCAGAAAGAAACATCCCAATGATTGTTTCTTCCGCAATGAAGCGGAATTTGATTGGCTTTATCCTGAACATTTGCAATTGATATCCCTAAAGCAGTGGACACCTATCGCCATTGCCAGAAAAGCTGCCGAATATTTAGCTGTAAAAGGTGCAAAAATTCTGGATGTGGGCAGTGGTATCGGAAAATTCTGTTTGACTGCGGCACATTTTTATCCTGATTCTTTTTACTTCGGAGTAGAGCAGCGACATGAACTGGTCCATTACGCCAAAACCGCCAAAAGATACCTGGGGATGGATAATGTCGATTTCCTGCATGCCAATATTACCCAGATTAATTTTAAAGAGTTTGATCATTTCTATTTCTATAATTCTTTTTTTGAGAATATAGACCAGGTGAACGCGATTGACGATAGCATAGAGACCTCCTATAGCCTCTACACGTATTATTCGATGTATCTAAAGGGCGTGTTAAGCGAGAAACCGGAAGGAACCCGGGTGGTAACCTACCAAAGCCTCGGCGAGGTTATTCCATCCGGTTACAGGATGACAGGCCAGTCTTATGATTCCATGCTGCAATTTTGGATCAAAGAATAA